The proteins below come from a single Lodderomyces elongisporus chromosome 3, complete sequence genomic window:
- the AEP3 gene encoding mitochondrial translation initiation protein, with translation MIQLKNAVSKGRPTIRFAEPISTCNDVKYSDERISHPTSVSSQSSLQHPRSTTSSETSFTPIERKMTNQLDLKHYQRALFQNYLQPLSVSSLKSFHDRLPYDADAAISNWKRQTSNNLHDQLSSFKEQKPYFDSMMKYLIRITPPHLKNVQSKIYLEHLLATEQMNRRQRLRMDNFHEIPQLPNPLTKENFEEYIYNLTHTKHHYRNSSSLQSGIIPQILLNTHSITNNELKPFRSATTFNYLIKFFGCDKNQSLFARDLVLIMNEDGHHLNYQTIELMLKICVKHSRIRSNTNTFQLVLKYLRLAESLGIHVNLNTWTTIYDTIRNRRLKERFWQIVKEEKIPITKGLQMRVLDDYMDTTQVTDKVIKFLEHDLKIIDWRNDDLTRHKLIEHKSRYGQEPELSSRSININSINSSTRGLDDYVYALKFHFSGLKKNKTLKYRSKFMFEEYCKYLLKSSLDSNIAPPRLLKIYTMMIQSAIDDFTDVRNIPPLLFLIRGLIHDATMYLNLPKNSVSLSCDNVSKMIPENYKILARETRNRLLRLQATVEFLNSNLGKSLPLPLPLPWQEFTLEEQIKWQKLKMANTNSRWSQFVEDQTTFLPENEIKYVMNGIRARFNRSRDKQRLARLNASNESEFLKQKLLKRKLLEE, from the coding sequence ATGATTCAACTCAAGAATGCAGTTTCTAAAGGTCGACCCACGATTAGGTTTGCTGAACCTATTAGTACATGTAACGACGTAAAGTATTCAGATGAGAGAATATCACACCCTACATCGGTGTCACTGCAACTGCTGCTACAGCATCCTCGACTGACGACATCCAGCGAAACAAGTTTTACACCAatagaaaggaaaatgacCAACCAACTAGATTTAAAACATTATCAGCGTGCattatttcaaaattatCTACAACCGCTTAGTGTATCGAGCCTTAAGTCTTTTCATGATCGACTACCCTACGACGCAGATGCAGCAATATCGAATTGGAAGCGACAGACGTCAAATAATCTACATGACCAACTAAGTTCGTTTAAGGAACAAAAACCATACTTTGACAGTATGATGAAATACTTGATTCGAATAACCCCGCCACATTTGAAAAACGTACAGAGCAAAATATATCTCGAGCATTTGTTGGCAACAGAACAAATGAATAGACGACAAAGACTACGCATGGACAACTTCCACGAGATTCCGCAGTTGCCAAACCCATTGACCAAGGAAAACTTTGAAGAGTATATTTACAACTTGACGCATACTAAACATCATTATAGAAACTCATCGAGTCTACAGTCAGGGATCATACCTCAAATTCTACTAAATACGCATAGCATCACCAATAATGAGCTTAAACCGTTTCGCTCTGCAACAACATTCAATTATTtgattaaattttttggcTGTGATAAGAACCAGAGTTTGTTTGCTAGAGACCTTGTTTTGATTATGAATGAGGATGGGCACCACTTGAATTACCAAACAATTGAGCTTATGCTTAAGATTTGTGTTAAACACTCGCGAATCAGATCCAACACCAATACTTTCCAGCTCGTGCTCAAGTATTTAAGACTTGCGGAGTCCTTGGGTATACATGTGAATCTAAACACCTGGACAACTATCTATGATACAATACGCAACCGACGACTCAAGGAGCGTTTTTGGCAAATAGTGAAAGAGGAGAAGATTCCCATCACAAAGGGTTTACAGATGCGCGTTTTAGATGACTATATGGATACTACTCAAGTTACAGATAAAGTTATTAAATTTCTTGAGCATGACTTGAAGATTATAGATTGGAGAAATGATGATTTGACGAGGCATAAACTCATTGAGCACAAATCAAGATATGGGCAAGAGCCTGAATTAAGTAGTAGgagcatcaacatcaacagcatTAACAGCAGTACTCGTGGACTTGATGATTATGTTTATGCGCTAAAGTTTCATTTCAGTGggttgaaaaagaataaaactttgaaatatAGGTCAAAGTTTATGTTTGAAGAGTATTGCAAGTACTTGTTAAAAAGCAGTTTAGACTCAAACATTGCTCCTCCAAGGCTTTTGAAAATCTATACCATGATGATTCAGAGTGCAATTGATGACTTTACAGATGTACGGAATATCCCacctttattatttttaatcAGAGGCTTGATCCATGATGCAACAATGTACCTTAATCTTCCCAAGAACTCGGTATCTTTATCCTGTGATAATGTTTCTAAAATGATACCtgaaaattacaaaatatTGGCACGTGAAACAAGGAACCGGCTATTGCGTTTACAAGCCACAGTTGAGTTTCTCAATAGTAACCTTGGTAAATCTTTGCCATTGCCCTTGCCATTGCCGTGGCAAGAATTTACTTTAGAGGAGCAGATAAAATGGCAGAAGTTGAAAATGGCAAATACGAATCTGAGATGGAGtcaatttgttgaagatcAAACCACTTTTTTGCCtgaaaatgaaatcaaATATGTGATGAATGGGATTCGTGCTAGGTTTAATAGATCAAGAGATAAGCAGAGATTAGCGAGGTTGAATGCTAGCAACGAATCAGAgtttttaaaacaaaaacttttgaaaaggaaattgTTGGAAGAGTGA
- the MLH3 gene encoding DNA mismatch repair protein, with the protein MHVSHLCLNTIDSILEHLLNDSLQRNPKTITVKVYSDSLSIHLQDDGDGYTCKELEKLLSCASKPDPFATKAYSSSSIGYIGAVSQFSIVSKYKTAQSIFKMESNFQDGSVTIHNTDNSQMQVQKSMQTSTSMSMQTSPYKQFCEIETVTQGSVYRVENIFYNFPVRRKQIHAMAVHKIVNSIKLVFLKLLLFNSGVHLEFSIKDSHAPQFEQVFKLTSKHDDYGQTLLQSLFGLQITWQNIKARYKSFEFTGIIGLEPVNSKTHQYIFVNNKLMAQSRNISAQFNEIFIKSGFGFNNISTSNNNVTTNSITKSTGKSIRKFPCFLIQVKSNDLAEIKEDSHSWMFIVDIIGKIFKTFVNANEKTNEGQIKSEYLKLSPSPEKIHDKSREKNLTRSNMMNRIFKGRHFQPQGSTLISTMIQPSLCSPNYLTVGHNYNYNYNYNPDYNEDEINFGRLHLSPNNCRIIRQIDNKFILLMLFNNPSQHQLEVQQSPTPPPTPTAPQLVVLDQHASDERVKIEKLIKEFVDEMSANPGLRLCQPLIIDLHPHELQYLHQYASNFQLFGIEYIIIDQIKLAVTKLPKVLITKVGNNTKYMKDMLLQHSFDVNNKVKNQYFNIKDEDWFAISHNIPRAIIDLLNSKACRSAIMFGDPLTFTEMSSLIQELSRCKLPFQCAHGRPSVVPLARFVSK; encoded by the exons ATGCATG TTTCGCATTTATGTCTCAACACTATTGACTCCATACTTGAACATCTACTAAACGACAGTTTGCAACGCAATCCAAAAACTATTACTGTTAAAGTTTACTCAGACTCATTAAGTATCCACCTACAAGATGATGGCGATGGCTATACTTGCAAAGAGTTGGAGAAACTCTTGAGCTGTGCTTCGAAGCCAGATCCTTTCGCCACCAAAGCTTATAGTAGTTCACTGATTGGTTATATCGGGGCAGTTTcacaattttcaattgtgTCCAAGTACAAAACTGCTCAAAGCATTTTTAAAATGGAGAGTAATTTTCAAGATGGCTCGGTAACAATACACAACACTGATAATCTGCAAATGCAAGTGCAAAAGCTGATGCAGACGCTGAcgctgatgctgatgcaGACGCTGCCCTATAAACAGTTTTGTGAAATCGAAACTGTTACTCAGGGCTCAGTCTACCGTGTAGAGAACATCTTTTACAATTTCCCAGTTCGACGTAAACAGATTCATGCAATGGCCGTACACAAGATTGTTAATAGCATCAAGCTAGTTTTCTTGAAATTGCTATTGTTTAACCTGGGAGTACATCTAGAATTTAGCATTAAAGATAGTCACGCACCTCAATTTGAACAAGTATTTAAGCTTACATCGAAGCATGATGATTACGGACAAACGTTATTGCAAAGCCTTTTTGGTTTGCAAATTACTTGGCAAAATATCAAAGCAAGATATAAATCTTTTGAATTTACTGGAATTATTGGACTAGAACCAGTCAACTCCAAAACTCatcaatatatatttgtcaATAACAAACTTATGGCTCAATCAAGGAATATTTCAGCACAGTTTAATGAAATATTCATCAAATCGGGATTTGGTTTTAACAATATTAGCACCAGTAATAACAATGTCACCACCAACTCAATTACAAAGTCCACTGGCAAACTGATACGCAAGTTTCCATGTTTCTTAATACAAGTGAAAAGCAATGACCTTGCTGAGATCAAAGAAGATTCACATTCATGGATGTTTATCGTAGATATCATTGGCaagattttcaaaacatttgtaaatgcaaatgaaaaaacCAATGAAGGTCAAATAAAAAGCGAGTATCTAAAATTACTGCCGAGTCCCGAAAAGATTCATGACAAATCAAGGGAAAAGAATTTGACTAGAAGTAATATGATGAATAGAATCTTTAAAGGAAGACATTTTCAACCACAAGGCCTGACTTTAATACTGACTATGATTCAACCCCTGCTTTGTTCTCCAAATTATCTTACTGTTGGccacaactacaactataACTACAATTACAACCCTGATTATAATGAAGATGAGATCAATTTTGGGCGTTTGCACCTTTCTCCGAATAATTGCAGAATCATCAGACAAATAGATAACAAATTTATTCTACTAATGCTTTTCAATAACCCCCTGCAGCATCAGCTAGAGGTGCAACAGTCACCAAcgccaccaccaacaccaacagcaCCACAATTAGTTGTTCTTGATCAACACGCGAGCGACGAACGGgttaaaattgaaaaattaatcAAAGAGTTTGTCGATGAAATGTCTGCAAATCCAGGGTTGAGACTTTGCCAACCATTAATAATTGACCTACATCCACATGAATTACAATATCTCCACCAATATGCTTCCAATTTCCAATTATTTGGAATTGAATACATCATCATTGATCAAATTAAACTAGCAGTGACAAAATTGCCAAAAGTTCTCATTACAAAAGTAGGCAACAATACAAAGTATATGAAGGATATGCTCTTACAACACAGTTTTGATGTAAATAACAAGGTCAAGAATCAGTATTTCAACattaaagatgaagattgGTTTGCAATTTCGCACAATATACCACGAGCCATTATAGACCTCCTCAATTCGAAGGCTTGTCGTTCAGCAATCATGTTTGGCGACCCCCTAACTTTTACTGAGATGTCCAGCTTGATACAAGAATTGAGTCGGTGCAAACTTCCATTCCAATGTGCACATGGACGACCCTCAGTGGTGCCACTAGCAAGGTTTGTACTGAAATAG